In the genome of Pieris napi chromosome 16, ilPieNapi1.2, whole genome shotgun sequence, one region contains:
- the LOC125057237 gene encoding carbonyl reductase [NADPH] 3-like, producing the protein MPTKVAVVTGSNRGIGFGIVRGLCKRFDGDVYLTSRDINRGQNAVAELNKEGLRPKYHQLDITDPKSVEKLRDHLKENYGGIDILVNNAAIAFKTNAPEPVIVQAEQTLFVNFYSVLSTCQILFPILRNGARVVNITSSCGHLTKIKSEKLRNRFKDPNLTIEGLCSMLQEYIDAAKQGTQAADWGNSSYAVAKVAITALSKIQQRMYADRGIIVNAVNPGYAATDMTLHRGPLTIDEAARAPVYLALDAPDSVKGQYIWKDKTAISWEEELADPDYIL; encoded by the exons ATGCCCACTAAAGTAGCCGTTGTTACCGGATCAAATAGAGGAATCGGTTTTGGCATAGTACGTGGTCTCTGTAAGAGATTTGATGGTGACGTTTACCTTACCTCAAGAGATATAAATCGCGGACAGAATGCAGTCGCTGAACTTAACAAAGAAGGCCTGCGACCAAAATACCATCAACTGGACATCACAGACCCTAAGAGCGTTGAAAAATTGCGTGATCATTTGAAAGAAAATTATGGGGGTATAGATATTCTAGTGAACAATGCTGCTATTGCTTTTAAAACTAATGCTCCGGAACCTGTCATAGTTCAGGCAGAACAaactttgtttgttaatttctACTCTGTTCTATCGACTTGCCAAATACTCTTTCCAATTCTACGCAATGGTGCAAGAGTAGTTAACATAACAAGTTCTTGTGGGCATTTGACTAAAATCAAGAGTGAGAAGTTGAGGAATCGGTTTAAGGACCCTAATCTAACTATAGAAGGCTTGTGTAGCATGCTGCAAGAATATATTGATGCAGCGAAACAAGGCACTCAGGCAGCAGACTGGGGAAATTCAAGCTATGCTGTTGCTAAGGTTGCTATAACAGCATTGTCCAAGATACAACAAAGAATGTATGCTGATAGAG gtATTATAGTAAATGCAGTGAACCCTGGTTATGCGGCCACTGATATGACTTTACATAGGGGACCACTAACTATTGATGAAGCAGCACGTGCTCCGGTTTACTTGGCATTAGATGCTCCAGACTCTGTTAAAGGGCAGTATATTTGGAAGGACAAGACTGCAATCAGTTGGGAAGAGGAATTGGCTGATCCagactatattttataa
- the LOC125057161 gene encoding nuclear receptor subfamily 2 group C member 2-like isoform X2, translating to MDPQDQMEMKYNTGNEVGGLELCIVCGDRASGRHYGAISCEGCKGFFKRSIRKKLGYQCRGSMNCEVTKHHRNRCQYCRLQKCLACGMRSDFQHERKPIVEKVKSERDVHERQAAYSKLLGLANHTQGQINPKEEGGEAFGAVSPAAPALNFALAAAVAFNKGNPAVSPYLGSGPNELDGARRQQLMLQTQLAKNLFKMGQFGAINEYLQSAYGATPPDVPMTALHAADTQQTDGEELGIFSNPDSLELPLSLPGSGAPALRLHAACEAAARLLGALARWVLSMSTVTALPFEIQVTLLRKSWAELFVLGLCRWAQPLGLDSLLPLMSAHLHSELRERSESRSGNQSSEVTTPEITISDYSDERITEVSTMLSRLHQVVHNMHQLRISDREHAHLRALCLFSSDGVPDFLTRKLQDYQMKVLRSLRSICDEERALTLVLQLSVLRSFTPTFIEDVFFVGFVGDVSIDEVIPYLLNAER from the exons ATGGACCCACAAGATCAGATGGAAATGAAATACAATACAGGAAATGAAGTAGGGGGTTTGGAATTATGTATAGTTTGTGGAGATAGAGCTTCAGGACGGCACTATGGTGCTATTAGTTGTGAAG GGTGCAAAGGCTTCTTCAAAAGATCAATCCGCAAGAAGCTTGGCTATCAGTGTCGAGGCAGTATGAATTGTGAAGTTACAAAACACCACAGAAATAGATGCCAGTACTGTCGTCTGCAGAAGTGCTTGGCTTGTGGTATGAGAAGTGACT TCCAACATGAGAGGAAGCCGATAGTAGAGAAAGTGAAGAGTGAACGGGATGTTCATGAACGACAAGCAGCCTATTCAAAACTATTGGGACTTGCCAACCATACACAAGGACAG ATAAACCCAAAGGAGGAAGGAGGCGAGGCATTTGGAGCAGTATCTCCAGCAGCTCCAGCTTTAAACTTTGCTTTAGCTGCCGCTGTTGCTTTCAACAAAGGGAATCCAG CTGTTTCTCCATACTTGGGTAGTGGCCCCAATGAGTTGGATGGAGCAAGACGCCAACAGCTCATGTTGCAGACACAACTGGCAAAGAATCTCTTCAAAATGGGACAATTTG GTGCAATAAATGAATACCTGCAATCAGCGTACGGGGCCACGCCTCCTGACGTACCCATGACCGCCTTACACGCAGCGGACACACAGCAAACAGATG GTGAAGAACTAGGGATCTTCAGTAACCCGGACTCACTTGAATTGCCCTTATCCCTTCCGGGGTCGGGTGCGCCTGCGCTGCGATTACACGCGGCGTGTGAAGCGGCTGCTAGACTATTGGGCGCTTTAGCTAGATGGGTGCTATCTATGAGCACAGTTACTGCGTTGCC TTTTGAGATCCAAGTTACGCTTCTCCGCAAGTCCTGGGCTGAGTTATTCGTTTTGGGCCTTTGTCGTTGGGCCCAGCCTTTGGGGCTGGATTCTCTTCTGCCTCTAATGTCTGCACACTTACACTCTGAGTTACGGGAAAGATCAGAGAGTAGAAGTGGAAATCAGAGCAGTGAAGTCACTACACCGGAG ATAACAATATCGGACTATTCAGACGAGCGCATAACTGAAGTATCAACGATGCTGTCGCGTCTTCACCAAGTGGTCCATAATATGCACCAGCTACGCATCAGCGACCGTGAACACGCACATTTGAGGGCTTTATGTCTCTTTTCGTCTG ATGGCGTTCCAGATTTTCTGACCCGAAAACTTCAGGACTATCAGATGAAAGTGCTGCGGTCTCTGCGCTCCATTTGTGACGAAGAGAGGGCGTTGACCCTTGTCCTACAACTGTCAGTACTACGCAGTTTCACCCCGACCTTTATAGAAGATGTCTTCTTTGTAGGCTTCGTAGGAGACGTCAGCATCGATGAGGTGATACCTTATTTGTTGAATGCGGAACGATAA
- the LOC125057161 gene encoding nuclear receptor subfamily 2 group C member 2-like isoform X1, with protein MDPQDQMEMKYNTGNEVGGLELCIVCGDRASGRHYGAISCEGCKGFFKRSIRKKLGYQCRGSMNCEVTKHHRNRCQYCRLQKCLACGMRSDSVQHERKPIVEKVKSERDVHERQAAYSKLLGLANHTQGQINPKEEGGEAFGAVSPAAPALNFALAAAVAFNKGNPAVSPYLGSGPNELDGARRQQLMLQTQLAKNLFKMGQFGAINEYLQSAYGATPPDVPMTALHAADTQQTDGEELGIFSNPDSLELPLSLPGSGAPALRLHAACEAAARLLGALARWVLSMSTVTALPFEIQVTLLRKSWAELFVLGLCRWAQPLGLDSLLPLMSAHLHSELRERSESRSGNQSSEVTTPEITISDYSDERITEVSTMLSRLHQVVHNMHQLRISDREHAHLRALCLFSSDGVPDFLTRKLQDYQMKVLRSLRSICDEERALTLVLQLSVLRSFTPTFIEDVFFVGFVGDVSIDEVIPYLLNAER; from the exons ATGGACCCACAAGATCAGATGGAAATGAAATACAATACAGGAAATGAAGTAGGGGGTTTGGAATTATGTATAGTTTGTGGAGATAGAGCTTCAGGACGGCACTATGGTGCTATTAGTTGTGAAG GGTGCAAAGGCTTCTTCAAAAGATCAATCCGCAAGAAGCTTGGCTATCAGTGTCGAGGCAGTATGAATTGTGAAGTTACAAAACACCACAGAAATAGATGCCAGTACTGTCGTCTGCAGAAGTGCTTGGCTTGTGGTATGAGAAGTGACT CGGTCCAACATGAGAGGAAGCCGATAGTAGAGAAAGTGAAGAGTGAACGGGATGTTCATGAACGACAAGCAGCCTATTCAAAACTATTGGGACTTGCCAACCATACACAAGGACAG ATAAACCCAAAGGAGGAAGGAGGCGAGGCATTTGGAGCAGTATCTCCAGCAGCTCCAGCTTTAAACTTTGCTTTAGCTGCCGCTGTTGCTTTCAACAAAGGGAATCCAG CTGTTTCTCCATACTTGGGTAGTGGCCCCAATGAGTTGGATGGAGCAAGACGCCAACAGCTCATGTTGCAGACACAACTGGCAAAGAATCTCTTCAAAATGGGACAATTTG GTGCAATAAATGAATACCTGCAATCAGCGTACGGGGCCACGCCTCCTGACGTACCCATGACCGCCTTACACGCAGCGGACACACAGCAAACAGATG GTGAAGAACTAGGGATCTTCAGTAACCCGGACTCACTTGAATTGCCCTTATCCCTTCCGGGGTCGGGTGCGCCTGCGCTGCGATTACACGCGGCGTGTGAAGCGGCTGCTAGACTATTGGGCGCTTTAGCTAGATGGGTGCTATCTATGAGCACAGTTACTGCGTTGCC TTTTGAGATCCAAGTTACGCTTCTCCGCAAGTCCTGGGCTGAGTTATTCGTTTTGGGCCTTTGTCGTTGGGCCCAGCCTTTGGGGCTGGATTCTCTTCTGCCTCTAATGTCTGCACACTTACACTCTGAGTTACGGGAAAGATCAGAGAGTAGAAGTGGAAATCAGAGCAGTGAAGTCACTACACCGGAG ATAACAATATCGGACTATTCAGACGAGCGCATAACTGAAGTATCAACGATGCTGTCGCGTCTTCACCAAGTGGTCCATAATATGCACCAGCTACGCATCAGCGACCGTGAACACGCACATTTGAGGGCTTTATGTCTCTTTTCGTCTG ATGGCGTTCCAGATTTTCTGACCCGAAAACTTCAGGACTATCAGATGAAAGTGCTGCGGTCTCTGCGCTCCATTTGTGACGAAGAGAGGGCGTTGACCCTTGTCCTACAACTGTCAGTACTACGCAGTTTCACCCCGACCTTTATAGAAGATGTCTTCTTTGTAGGCTTCGTAGGAGACGTCAGCATCGATGAGGTGATACCTTATTTGTTGAATGCGGAACGATAA
- the LOC125057160 gene encoding U3 small nucleolar ribonucleoprotein protein MPP10 yields the protein MEHLIEKFSDITAKPVNYLAIQNDIKGDVKNLIKTLYDFTKSEEKTHKKSKGGALQDLIIEELDEEQIWQQIELQNSECWDHLVWEVANCISNKNDLSFPIDVPELEHESDDEEMQEMQEKNTKPEEDEISFPSKSSGRTNQAKKERKPHKKSSIVDDQFFKLQEMEQFLINEEKMEEKGKKKDDDEESINLFEDIDEAESEDDEDVMYKDFFNDDDSYVSEENNKYDEGIENGDVDDQDMPDEDIASDLDNDGEDTIPKNSDKKVRFTGLQPDTDSESDSHHSNTEVNNTVINKDEKKSEFELRQERLKQQISRLEEKSIKEAPWQLKGEVDATKRPQNSLLQEVVDFDLTTRPAPIITEQTTVTLEGLIRQRIKDKAWDDVEKKEKPVDDQLAFKKPEILDHSKSKLSLAQVYEAEYLKQKQAASGDIQEEDEPESHKEIRDIMSKLFAKLDALCHYHYTPKAPQAEVKIISNTPAISMEEVAPVATSDAALLAPEEVKKKHKGDLMSKEERTQTDKNRERRKKKMFQKKKGQVMKVTDHRNTIKGVEANDKSLKTSKAFFQQLNDDATSLIKKNKNKNK from the coding sequence ATGGAACATTTAATTGAAAAGTTTAGTGATATAACAGCAAAACCTGTAAATTATTTAGCTATTCAAAATGATATCAAAGGGGacgttaaaaacttaattaaaacgttGTACGATTTCACAAAATCAGAAGAAAAGACTCACAAAAAATCTAAAGGTGGTGCATTGCAGGATCTCATCATAGAGGAACTTGATGAAGAGCAAATATGGCAGCAAATTGAGTTACAGAATTCTGAGTGTTGGGATCATTTGGTATGGGAAGTCGCCAATTGTATCtcgaataaaaatgatttgagTTTTCCTATAGATGTACCCGAATTAGAACATGAATCTGATGATGAGGAGATGCAAGAAATGCAggagaaaaatacaaaacctGAAGAAGATGAAATATCCTTTCCAAGTAAATCATCTGGGAGAACAAACCAAGCTAAGAAAGAGAGAAAACCTCATAAAAAGTCTTCCATTGTAGATGaccagttttttaaactacaaGAAAtggaacaatttttaattaatgaagaAAAGATGGAGGAAAAGGGCAAGAAAAAAGATGATGATGAAgagtcaataaatttatttgaagatATTGATGAAGCAGAGTCTGAAGATGATGAGGATGTGATGTATAAAGATTTCTTTAATGATGATGACTCTTATGTAAgtgaagaaaataataaatatgatgaAGGCATTGAGAATGGAGATGTAGATGATCAAGATATGCCAGATGAAGATATAGCTAGTGATTTAGATAATGATGGTGAAGATACAATTCCTAAAAATTCTGATAAGAAGGTAAGGTTTACTGGTCTTCAACCAGATACTGATTCTGAGAGTGATTCCCATCATAGTAATACTGAAGTCAACAATACAGTTATAAATAAGGATGAAAAGAAATCTGAATTTGAACTAAGACAAGAAAGACTTAAGCAACAGATATCGAGGTTAGAAGAAAAATCCATTAAAGAAGCTCCATGGCAACTAAAAGGTGAAGTTGATGCTACTAAAAGACCACAAAACTCATTACTCCAAGAGGTTGTTGATTTTGACTTGACTACACGGCCAGCCCCAATAATAACTGAACAAACAACAGTAACTTTAGAAGGTCTCATACGTCAGAGAATTAAAGATAAAGCATGGGATGATGttgaaaagaaagaaaaaccaGTTGATGATCAACTAGCATTTAAAAAACCAGAAATTCTAGATCACTCTAAGAGCAAGCTTAGTTTAGCTCAAGTTTATGAAGCTGAGTATTTAAAGCAAAAGCAGGCAGCATCTGGAGACATTCAAGAAGAAGATGAACCAGAGAGCCATAAAGAGATTCGTGATATAATGTCCAAGTTATTTGCAAAACTTGATGCTTTATGCCATTATCATTACACTCCAAAAGCACCTCAGGCGGAAGTTAAAATCATCAGTAACACACCAGCAATTTCAATGGAAGAGGTTGCCCCTGTTGCCACTAGTGATGCAGCACTATTAGCACCTGAAGAAGTTAAGAAGAAGCACAAAGGAGACCTTATGAGTAAAGAAGAAAGAACACAAACAGACAAAAATAGAGAAAGAaggaaaaagaaaatgttCCAGAAAAAGAAGGGTCAAGTTATGAAAGTTACAGACCatagaaatacaataaaaggTGTGGAGGCAAATGATAAATCGTTAAAAACATCTAAAGCCTTTTTCCAACAGTTGAATGACGATGCCACAAGTttgattaagaaaaataagaataaaaataaataa